TGCAGCACCAGAAAAAAACGGCCGCGAAATCAAATTCGCGACCGTTTTTTTACGTGCGGGTGATCCGCACACCAAGACTGCTTGCTGAGAGTTACATCTCTTCCAGCACATCAATCCCGAGCAAGCCCAAACCGGTCGACAAGGTTCTGGCCGTAGCCGCGCACAAGCGCAGACGACTGGCGCGAGTGGCGCCTTCGGATTTGAGCACCGGGCACGCATCGTAAAAACGCGAGAAGCGTGTCGCCAGCTGATAGAGATAAGCGCACAAGAAGTGTGGCGCGGTTTCGGCAGCCACTTGCTGCAGCAGTTCCGGGAATTGCGCCAGAGCCAGCGCCAGCGCGTGTTCGGCGGGTTCGGCCAGATGCAGTTCGGCGTTGGCATCTACCGTACCAGCCTGGCGGAAGATACTGGCGATCCGGGTGTAGGCATATTGCAGATACGGCGCGGTGTTGCCTTCAAAGCTGAGCATGCTTTCCCAGTCGAACACATAGTCGCTGGTGCGATGCTTGGCCAGATCGGCGTATTTGACGGCACCAATCCCCACTGTGCGGGCGATCTGGCGGCGGGTGGCTTCAGCCAGGTCCGGGTTCTTGCTGGTCACCAAGTCAAACGCGCGGCTTTCTGCTTCTTCCAGCAATTCAACCAGTTTGACCGTGCCGCCGGAGCGGGTTTTGAAGGGTTTGTTGTCCTTGCCCATCATTGTGCCGAACGGCACGTGTTCCAGCACGATATCGTCGCGCACGAACCCGGCTTTGCGCGCCACGGTAAACACTTGCTGGAAATGCAGACCCTGGCGAGCGTCCACCACGTACAACACGCGGTCCGCATGCAGCACATGGTCGCGATAACGCGCGGCCGCCAGATCGGTGGTGGAGTACAGATAACCACCATCGTTCTTTTGCACGATATACGCCGCGGGCTCGCCTTCCTTGTTGCGGAATTCGTCGAGGAACACCACTTGTGCACCCTGGCTTTCGGTCAGCAAACCCTTGGTACGCAGGTCAGTCACCACTTGCGCCAGATCGTCGTTATAGGCCGACTCGCCCATTACGTCGTCGTCGGTCAGCTTTACGCCCAGCTGTTTGTAAACCGCATTGCAATGCGCCAGTGAAATCTCGCGAAAGCGCTCCCACAACGCCAGCACACGCGTGTCGCCCGCTTGCAGGCGGACCACGTAATCACGTGCGGTATCCGCAAAGGCTGGGTCTTCATCGAAGCGGGTTTTGGCTTCGCGGTAGAAGGTTTCCAGATCATGCAGTGCGATTTCAGCCGGTTTGCTGGTTTCCTGTTCAAACAGGTATGCAGTCAGCATGCCGAATTGCGTGCCCCAGTCACCCACGTGATTCTGGCGGATAACCTTGTTGCCCATGAACTCGAACACCCGCGCCAGCGCGTCGCCAATGATGGTCGAACGCAAATGGCCGACGTGCATTTCTTTGGCCAGATTGGGGGACGACAAATCCACCACCACGGTTGCGGCGTGTGCAACGCCAGCGCCCAGGCGCAGGTCTTGTTGCCCGGCGATCACACGTTGGGCGAGGAATTCATCAGCCAGGGTGACGTTGATAAAACCAGGGCCGGCGATGTCCAGTTTGCTGGCAATGCCACGCAGATCCAGATGCTCCAGCACACGTGTGGCCAGCTCTCGCGGGTTCGCTTTTTGTGCCTTGGCGACGGCCATGACGCCGTTGATTTGATAGTCGCCAAATTCCGGCTTGGAGGCCGGCTGCACTGCCGGGTTTGCGTCCGGCACGCCAATGGCGGCGAACGCAGCACTGGCACGCTGCGCGATAAGCTGAAGCAAGGTCATTTACTGGTATCCGGGAAAAATAGAATCGCAAAACGCGTATTGTAGCAAACATGAAGCCATCAGCCGCGCCATGCAGGCTACGGCAGCCTGGCGGTGAGGTCGTCAGCCTGCCAGCGGGTGTTCGCCTTCCGGCGGGGCCGGTTGCTGGCGCGGCAGCGTAAAGCGAAAGCGCGCGCCACCCTCTTCACGATTGGCGGCAACAATCACCCCGCCATGCGCTTCGACGATTTCCCGACAAATCGCCAGACCCAAGCCAGAACTGCCTGGCGTGTTCAGGCCGCTACCCTGCACAAACTTCTCAAAGATGCGCTCCAGGTCATCTTGGGCAATGGCCGGGCCGTCGTTCTCTACCAGCGTCACCAGCAGATCACCCTCGGCGTAAACCGTCACGGCGATTTCGCCATCTTCCGGACTGAAGCGAATGGCATTGGAGACCAGATTGCGTAGCACCTGCGCCACGCGTGACGCATCGCAATCGAGCAGATCGTCTGGCGGCACGCGTGGCACCAGGCTGATCCGTTTACGGCTGGCCAGTGGCTCAAGTTCAGTGATCACGCCCTCGATAATCCGCCCCAACGCATGTTGCGACAGGTGGTAATCCATCTTGCCCGACTCCAGTTTGGCAATGTCGAGCAGGTCGTTCACCATGCCCAACAAACGCTCACCAGACTGGATGATATTGTCAAAATAACGGCGCAGTTTCTCGGGTTT
This genomic interval from Silvimonas soli contains the following:
- the argS gene encoding arginine--tRNA ligase, which encodes MTLLQLIAQRASAAFAAIGVPDANPAVQPASKPEFGDYQINGVMAVAKAQKANPRELATRVLEHLDLRGIASKLDIAGPGFINVTLADEFLAQRVIAGQQDLRLGAGVAHAATVVVDLSSPNLAKEMHVGHLRSTIIGDALARVFEFMGNKVIRQNHVGDWGTQFGMLTAYLFEQETSKPAEIALHDLETFYREAKTRFDEDPAFADTARDYVVRLQAGDTRVLALWERFREISLAHCNAVYKQLGVKLTDDDVMGESAYNDDLAQVVTDLRTKGLLTESQGAQVVFLDEFRNKEGEPAAYIVQKNDGGYLYSTTDLAAARYRDHVLHADRVLYVVDARQGLHFQQVFTVARKAGFVRDDIVLEHVPFGTMMGKDNKPFKTRSGGTVKLVELLEEAESRAFDLVTSKNPDLAEATRRQIARTVGIGAVKYADLAKHRTSDYVFDWESMLSFEGNTAPYLQYAYTRIASIFRQAGTVDANAELHLAEPAEHALALALAQFPELLQQVAAETAPHFLCAYLYQLATRFSRFYDACPVLKSEGATRASRLRLCAATARTLSTGLGLLGIDVLEEM